The region TTTTAGGTCAGCGGTGCTTGAGTCACCAAAGGCGACAAATCTGCCGTCTGAAGTCCACGCAAGTGTTTCGCCAACAAGTGCGCCGCCAAGGCTAATGGTGGTAAGCGTTGCTACCGTTGCTCCATTGAACGAGAGAATTCTAAGGTTGTTTGAACCTGCTGTATTGGCTGCAAAACCAATAAATTGTTCGGATGGGTGCCAAGCGATAGTCATAACACCAACTGTTGCGCTGTCGGCTACATAATCTTGGCCGGCAATGAGTGAAAGAGTTGTTCCGCTGAAGCGATACACTTGAAGTTCAAAACCGGTAGCGCCTGTTGGGTCAAAGCCGCCAATAGCAATAAATTTACCCGAAGGGCTCCAGGCCACAGTGTTTAATGTTGCACCAAAGTCAACACTAGTTACTAATGCTAATGTTGAGCCGTTCCAGCTAAAAATCTGAAGCTCATTGGCGTTAGTTGGCCCAACCCCGCCAACGGCCAAAAATCTGTTGTCATGGCGCCAGCTAACACTTCTGACCGAGGTGCCAAAGGTATCGATATCTTTTTGTGTAATGCCTAACAGCGTCGTGTTGGCCCGTGTACTGATGGTTACGTGGTTATCCAACCACAAGCTGCCTCTAGAAATTTGCATGCCGGTGTGCGTTGTTTGAAGTGTTGCATTGTTAAAATAAAGACCGGATGTTTTGTCTTCCAAACGAATTAAATCTTTTTGGCTTGAGCTTGGGTTGTAATAAAGTGTTGTGTTCGGGTCAAATGTTAACAGAGCGCCCGACGTGATGTAGCTTGCTTTAATTGAGCGGTACACAAAGCATGAAGTGCCGGTTAGCCGCACGTCGTTGTGAATAAAAAAACGACCAGTTCTAAAATCAAAGTCTTCAGACAGTGATAGCACGACATTGTCTAGGGCCAAGCGACTTGTTTCATTGAGTGCTCTGATGCACGGTCGCGTAAATGGCGAGCGTGTTGTTTGAATGGTCATATTGCGTAGCGTGAGCGTAACGTCGTGATCAATTAAAAATTGTGAATGTTCGGTAAAGGTGAGTGTATTGCCGCAGCCGTCAATAATAGTATCGGTTCTAAACGTAAACATTTTGTCGCGTGGCAGCACTACGTCGCCTTCAAGAATAATGGTATTGCCGTGTCCGCTGATATCAAAAGCGTTGCTGAATTTTGCTTGTGCAGAAAGTTTTAAATCGCCGTTGAGCGTTACGGTGCTGTTAAATTCAGTTCCCCACATAAAGCCAGAAACTGACGTGATGGTGTCCATAATTACTGCCCCGCGCAGCGGTGCGTTAAAGCCGGCATTGAGGCGTACAAAGCCGGTAACGGTATCATTTTTTGCTGGTGAGTAGGGAGTGCTTTGATACACGAGCGAACTAGTGCCATTAAGACTGACAGCAAAAAGATGTGTTGAAAAAAACTGACCAACAAGCGATAGTAAAAAACATATAAACAAAACAGCCATGGTTATCAGTTCTCTTTTTTAAGTTGATGGATCGTAATTTAATAAACCGTTAAGTTGAACATACGCACCTGCTAACAAAAATACGTCTAAATCTGATGTTGAGCCAAGTGCGGTGTTACCAAAAACTAAGCCATTAGAAAGGGCTTGTGTTGATGTGTCAAAGCGATAAGCAACAGAATAGATATCAACGTCGCCATGACCAACGCTTTCAATGCCGCCAAATGCAAGATATTTGCCATCGCGTGACCACGATACTCCTCTTCCATTGTTATACCCGGTGCTAGCAAGTAATGTTAATGAGTTAGGATTAAATCGGTATATGCCGCCATTTCCTAATGCTATAAATTGGCCATCAGGACTCCACGTAAGCCCTGAGCCAGTTGTAGCACTGACGCCAGCAACAAGATTTAGTGTTGATCCGCTAAAAAGATATACCTCAAACTCTGTGTGGCCTCCTGCAGGCGTAGTCCCAACAAGGGCTACAAATAAACCATTTGGACTCCATTCAATTCGCTCAATACGACTACCAAAATTTACACTATCTTGAAGCGTTAAGGTGCTCACGCCATCAAATCTGAAAACCTGTAGCTCATTACCATTGGTAGGGGTAAAGCCTCCGACAGCAATATGATTGCCACTTGGATGCCAAGCAAGAGAATCTATTACTGAGCCGTAATCAATACTTGCGGCAAGTGTTAAAGATATACCATTAAATCGATATACTTGTAATTCATTACCACTTGTTGGATTTCGTCCTCCAATTGCTAAAAAAAGTCCATTAGGACTCCAGCGAACTTCTTCTAAATGGCCATTTGTTGCATAGATAGTCCTATGAATCAAAGTAAGCGCAGTACCCGAAAAGGTGAAAATGCGAACGCCTTGCAAAGAGCCACTATCAAAATCACCAACTGCCAAATATCTATCGTCGGGACTCCAGTGTACTGATAAAGCACCACTGGTTACCGCTGTTGCACCAGCAACTAATGTTAACGCTCCATTCCCAAATCTATAAACTTGTATGTGGTTACCGCTGAGGGGGTTTTCGCCAACAATTGCCAAATAGCGACCGCTATTGCTCCAGTGCAAACCGCGAATGGCATCGCCGTAGCTAAGCGTGACTATTTGTGTTACCGCGTCAAGATTGGTTGATGCTCGTGTGCTCAAGGTTACCTTGTTGTCCATCCACAATCTGCCTTTAGTTAAGCGCATGCCTGTGTGTGTTGTCTGCAATGTTGTAGCAGAGCCTTTCAGATAAATGCCTGAAGATTTATCTTGAAGCTGAATCAGATCTTTGTTCGTTGAGCTTGGGTAGTAGTAAAGTGTAGTGCCAGGATCGAAGGTTAAGAGTGATTGTGGCGCAACATAACTTTGCATGACTGATTGATAAACAAAACAAGATGTGCCGGTAAAGCGGACGTCGTTATAAAAAAACATGCGACCAGTTCTAAACGGAAAATCGTCGGCTAAATCGAGTGTTACGTTGTCCAGTGTTACATGGCCCTTTTGGTCAAAGCACCGAATGATAGGAATGTTTGGACTGTTGCGCGTTGTTTGAATGTACATATTTTTGAGTGTCAGGCTTACGTTGCTTTCAAGTAAAAGCTGTGCGTGGGGGCTGAAAATTAACGTATTGCCGTGGCCATCGATAGTGCCACTAGAAATGAATTGCCAAATACTGTCTTGCGCGAGTGTTGTTTTGGTTCCCAAATGAATAGTGTTGGTGCGGCCATTAATGCGCCCGCCACTTGAAAAGGTAACGTTGGTGCCAAAATATAAATCACTGCGTACGTTGAGTGAGCCGGTAGTGCGCAAATCCATGCCGCTTGAAACAGTTATAAAAGTGTCTAGCGTTGCCGAAAGGCCCGCTAAAATGGTAAAGCCGTTGTTCAGGCGCACAAAACCGGTGCAGGAGTCGAAATTACGAAAAACATAGTGTGCGTTTTGGTATACCAGCGTGCTGGTGCCGGTTAAGTTTGCGGCTTGCAAGCGTGCTGGTAGCCAGAATGCTGCGAGTGGTAAAAAAATAAGTAAAAATTTTTTTTTCATAATTACCGTATTAACTCACATTGTTATAAAATAACTTGCCGTTCAGTTCAACACGTGCACCGGCCAAGAAAAATACGTCTAGGTCTGAGCTTGAGCCAAGTGTTGAGTTGCCAAAATTAATACCGTTGGTGAGTGCTTGTGTTGATGTATCAAAGCGATAGGCAACTGAGTAAACTTCCATGGTTGCATGTCCAGAACCAGGGGTGTTTCCCGCAAGAGCAATTGATTTTCCGTCCGGTGACCAGGACAGGCTATTAATAATGCTGCCATAATTGATACTGGCTAACAGGCTTAACGATGAAGAGCCATCAAATTTTATAATGTGTAACTCATTACTGTTTGTCGGCGTTGTGCCGCCAATGGCTAAAAAAGTTCCAGAAGGATCCCATGCAACTGTTCTAACGTTACCCGAGCTGCTGCTATAATCATATCCAGCTGCTAGCGTGAGTGAACCACCATAGTAGCTATAAATCTCTAATTCGTTGGTTGTTGAAACACTGGCTCGTCTGCCAAGTGCGATAAAGTTACCAGAAGGATTGAATGCTACTGAGTATTCGGTATCGCTGTCAGTGTTTGAGTCTATGAATTGCAGGCTAGACAAGCTGGTTCCGTCAAATGAGAAAAGTTCTAAAACATAGGTGTTGGGGATTGCTGTTAGCATGTCACTGTATATCAGAATGAGAATGGGTATAAAAAATTTTTTCATTATGTGTTCCTTTTTATTAACCTCCAGCATCACCATAAAAGGCTGCAACAATGATTTTTGTGCTGTCAGGATGCCATGAGACTGAGAGAACAAGGCCGGTTGCATCGTAGCCAACAGAGTCGACCAAGCTTGGCGCTGCTGCACCATTAAAGCGATAAATGTACACTATTCCAGATTGCCCGGTACCAACAGCAATGTATTGACCATTCGGGCTCCATGCTAGGCAATAAATTGATGCTTCTGAAAAAACTGTAGTTGAAAGGAAGGTGAGAGAGGTGCCGTCAAAGCTGTAAATGTCCATGCTTCGATTGGTAAATATGTCAGATATGCCAACAGCCAAGTACCTACCATCAGGACTCCAGCCCAGGCACGAGCCTCCATTCAATGCAAGTGATGTGACGAGTGTTTGTGTGTTTGTTTCAGAGATTTTAAAAATTTTTAGATAATATGTGTTGGCAAAGGGTGGGACGTGATAGGTTAGTGCTAAAAATCGTCGGTTTGGTGACCATGCTATTGCTGGTGCGGTGTCGCCATGATTACCGGTTGTTGCTTGTGTAACGCTGTCAAGCATGGTATTGGCTTGAGTACTGAGTGTTATTTTGTTATCCATCCACAAGCGGCCTTTGGTCAAACGCATGCCGGTGTGTGTTGTTTGCAGTGTGGTAATACTACCGTTCAAATAAATTCCTGAAGATTTATCTTGAAGCTGAATCAAATCTTTGTTGGTTGAGCTTGGATAGTAATACAGTGTGGTGCCTGGGTCGAATGTTAAGAGTGATTTCGGCGTAACATAACTTTGCATCCACGATTGATAAATAAAGCGTGAGGTGCCCGTAAAATGTACATCGTTGTTGATAAACAAGCGTCCTGTTCTAAACGGAAAATCATCAGCACAGGCTAGTGTGACGTTATCAAGTGTCACATGGCCCTTTTGGTCAAAACAGCGAATGATAGGAATGTTGGAACTGTTGCGTGTTGTTTGAATGGTTACATTTTTGAGCGTTAATGAAACGTTAGATTCAAGAAGAAGTTGAGCATGCGGCCCAAAAACAAGCGTGCCGCCGTTGCCGTCAATAATCAAGCTGCTGGTTATTTGCAGCGTAGTAAGTGTTGAGAGCACCAAGCTGTCGCTCATAACCAACGAAAAGTTATTGCCAGCCACATAGCCGCCGCTGGTTATATAAGCATTTGAATTCAAATACAAATCGCCTGCCAATACAAGTTTACCGGTTGACTTGAGGGCAATGTTGCCGCTAACGGGAAGCGGGGTCATGAGCGTGAGCGTTTTGCCAGCGTCAACCGAGATACCTGCTTTGTATAAAATAAGTTTGTTGATAGTGGTAGTTGCTTGAAAGCGCGAGTGGTTAGCAACAATTTGAACAGTGTTGCCAATAGAGTTAATGGCGTTGCTGTTTTGAATAACAAGATTGGTAAATCTGGTGGGGTAGGTATTAATAGCCTTACTGTTGTTGCGCACAAGATTAATGGTGGGGGTAAATGAATTTATGGCATTACTGTTGGTCCGAACGAGTTGTGTAAGAGCTGGGCTTGCAAGAACGTTACTGTTGGTGCGAATGAGTGTTGTGAGTGTTGGTGCGGTAATTGCGTTACTATTATTTTTGAGACCAAATAACAGCGCGTTACTGTCGGTTCTTATTTTTAAGTTGAGTAAGACGTTTAAGTTACTATTGTTTTTAGTAAGGCCTAGCGTGTTGAGAGCGACAATGCTATTACTGTTGTTTTTTACCAATTGTCTTATAGAAGTCAGTGCATTATTTGCCAGCGCATTGCTTGTTTGCCTGATGAGCGTTGTTATTGGGCCAGAAGCATTAATAGCGTTACTGTTGTTATAAACCATGTTGGTTGGTGCTTTGCGTCGCCCGGTCCCCAGCACAACGCCGTTGGTATAACTTTCCGTCCAGCTAGTTGAGGCATTGTTGCCGTATGTATCTACAATTGAGTCGTGCCCCCAGCCGGTAATGCTGGCAACTTTGCCTAAACGTACTTTAGTTGTCGTTTGGTCGTTCATTGCCAAGTGAACGTTACGGTTGGCAAAGTCGAGTGTGCATTGTGCTGTGCTTGAGTAAAAAAAGTATGTGAGCAGTAAAAAAATACTTTTTTTCATAATACTCGTTTTTCCCGAATTAACTCACATTGTTATAAAATAACTTGCCGTTCAGTTCAACGCGTGCGCCGGCCAATAAATATACGTCCAAGTCTGAGCTTGAGCCTTGGGCTGAGTTGCCAAAGACCAGGCCGTTGGTGAGTGCTTGTGTTGTTGTGTCGAAGCGATATGAAACTGTCCATACTTCAAGCTCATCATGACCACCATCTGGCCCTTCGCCACCAATCGCAATGTACTTTCCGTCCCGACTCCACGCAACACCATTAATTGATGTTCCGTAATTATAGCTTGCAACTTGGGTAAGCGTTGCCGGTCGTGTAAACTTATAAAGTTTTAATTCATTACCATCATCTGGCAATGTTCCTCCAGCAACAATATATTGCCCATCAGGGCTCCAACGTGCTTCAAGCAGTGAAATCGGCGTTGTGCTATAGCCAATCGTAACAAGATTACTAACCGAAGAGACGCCATTTACCAAGACCACCGACAGTGAAGATGAAGAACTTCTGGTAAGGGTGTGAGCAAAAAATAATCCTTCAGGAGAAAATTCGACACTCACGCCATCAGTTCCCAAATTTTGCTGATTAAGCAAGGTTATAGTATTGCCGTCAAACCTGAATAAGAAGGTCTCATTTACCCCAGGGCCCTGATTACCCGTCATGGTAAATAATGCGCCATTGGGAAACATTACCCCTCCCGGATGCCAGGAGCAACTATTCACCCGAGCCGACCCAACGACAGTACCATTGTTACGACTCGTAACAAAAACAAGCTTGCTTCCTGTAAACCTATAAAGCCTTAACTCGTCACTTGCTTCATCATTTGCTATACCAAACAACAAATAATCACCCGCAGGACTCCAGGCAAGACCTCTCACTTCCCCAATCGTTGTAAGATCTGTAACGTCAAGCGTTGTAAGCGTTGTGTCATTAAAACTGTAAATTCTCACGTCATTGGTTGCATCGCCAACTGCAGCAACAAAACGTCCGCTTGGATGCCACCGCACCCGCCACACTTCAGCACCACCGCCAGCCCAATCGTCACCGGTAACGTACGTAAGTGTTGCGCCGTTGAAACGGTAAATTTGAAATTCATTACCATTTGTTGGGCCAAAGCCGCCAACGGCCAAATATTTGCCATCTGGGCTCCAATCTACCGATTTTACGCGCGTGCCATAACTTGCAGTCGTAAGTTGAACAAAACCGTTGGCAACAGTAGCCGCTCGCGTACTCAACGTTACTTTGTTATCAAGCCAGAAGCGACCCTTGCTCAAACGCATGCCGGTATGCGTAGTTTGCAACGTTGTTGCAGAGCCTTTCAAATAAATTCCTGCGGATTTGTCTTGCGGCTGAATTAAATCTTTGTCCGTTGAGCTTGGGTAGTAGTAAAGTGTGGTGCCAGGATCGAATGTCAAAAGCGATTGTGGTGCAACATAACTTTGCATTACTGATTGGTAAATAAAGCGTGAGGTGCCGGTAAAGCGCACGTCATTAAAACAAAACATGCGCCCAGTTGTGAAGGGAAAGTCGTCGGCTAAAGCCAATTTAACATTGTCTAACGTCACATGTCCCTTTTGGTCAAAGCAACGAATGATAGGAATGTTTGGACTGTTGCGTGTTGTTTGAATGTTTAAATTTTTGAGCGTTAAAGAAACATTTGATTCGACTAAAAGTTGAGCATGCGGCCCAAAAACAAGCGTGCCGCCGTTGCCATCAATAATCAAGCTGCTGGTTATTTGAAGCGTGGTAAGTGTTGAGAGTACCAAGCTGTCGCTCATCACTAACGACAAGTTATTACCAGCAACATAGCCTCCGCTGGTGATATAAGCGTTAGAGCCTAAATATAAATCGCCTGCCAATGCAATTTTACCGGTGGTGTTGAGGGCGATGTTGCCGTTGACGGGAAGCGGGGTCATGAGCGTGAGTGTTTTGCCGGCGTCAACCGAGATACCTGCTTTGTATAAAATAAGTTTGTTGATAGTGGTAGTTGCTTGAAAGCGCGAGTGGTTTGAAACAATTTGAACAGTGTTGCCAATAAAATTTATAGCATTACTGTTTTGGATATTAAGTGGGGCTACTTGGTTGCGCACGAAGACAATGGCATTACTATTGTTTCTTACCAGCGTTGTGAGTGTTGTGCTGGCGGAAGCAAGGTTATTGATAGCGTTACTATTGTTCACAACTCTGCGTGACAACGCAACCGCGGCGTTACTATTGGCGCGAACTCTGAAATTTAAAGAAATAATGGCGTTACTGTCAGATCTTATGAGCCGAAGCAAGGTATTACTATTTGATCTCACTCTGACTGGCAAAGTAACAATGGTATTACTGTTGCTCAGCTCAAGCCGTGCAAGAGCAGCAATTAAGTTACTGTTGGCTTGCGCAAGAGGTGCAATGCTGGCGATAGTGTTACTATTGTTTTTGTTAAGATTCATTGTTGGGACTAAAAAGTTAATTGCGTTACTGTTATTAACAACCATGTTGGTTGAAGGTTGTCTGCGTCCCGTGCCCAGCTCCACGCCGGCGGTATACGTTTCTGTCCAGCTGGCGGCACTTTTAACAAAACTTTTAATAATAGAATCTTGTGTCCAGCCGGTGACTTGCGAAGCATTGGTGAGTTTAAGCCGTGAAACGGTAACTTGACTCAGCTCGTCAATAATCAATGTTGCATCTTGGTTGGCGAAGTCGAGCGTGCATTGTGCTACGCTTGAGTAAAAAAAGTATGTGAAAACTAAAAAAATACTTTTTTTCATAATTACCATTTTTCCTGAATTAACTCACATTGTTATAAAATAACAGCCCGTTCAGTTCAACGCGCGCGCCTGCCAATAAAAATACGTCAAGGTCTGACGTTGAACCAAGTGTCGAGTTGCCAAAGTTAATGCCGTTGGTCAGTGCTTGTGCGTTTGATTCTGAGGTGTAGTTAACTTGATACACAATTACTTGGCCAGGGTTTGAAGAAAGGCCTGCAGCAAGGTATTTGCCGTCAGGTGTCCAGCGCAGGCTAACAACGTTTGTGCCACCAATAGTAAGTGTATAACGTGAAGTTACCGAAGCGCCATTAAATTCGAATATTCTGATGTTGTTAATTAAGCCATTTTCAGTACCTCCTACGGCAATATACCGGCCGTCTGGTGACCAGTCGAGTGTGTAGTAGATAGTAACGCTGGCAGATGAGTTGAGCGAAGAGGTTGCTAAGCTTTGGGTTGAGCCATTGAAAGAATAGACGGCAAGAATGGGGTCGCTTGTGTTGTTGGTATTGTTCGTTCCCACAGCAAAAAATAACCCATCAGCTCGCCAGTCTAAGTCGTCGGTTATGGGAAAACTGGAAGTAAAGGAAAGCGTGCTGCTGCTTTGTAAGGTTAATGAAGTTTCGTTGAAGCGATAAACGCTTGCTTGCGTGATGGTGAAGGTGGTTGTGTTAAAGTACACCCCGAGGTATCTGCCATCAGGAGACCAACGTATGTGTTTTCCAACGCCAGGGGATCCTTGAGAAAAAGCTGCCGTTGCAACGGCGCTTGTTGACAAAGCTTTGCCGTTAAAACGGTAAACTTGTATGGTGTTTGAAGCATCAGCACCATAGGCGGCCAGATAACATCCACAGGGGCTCCAAGCAACGGTGTGCACTAGGGATGTACTATACGTAACTTGAGAGAGTACGCTGAGGCTTGATCCGTTAAAGCTTAAGACGGTGGCTCTGTTTGTTGGTGCTACTGTACGGCGTTCTGTCAAGGCAATAAAGCGCCCACTGGGGTGCCAGTGTACGCTGCTGCAAGGACTGCTACCGGGAGAGGTTACGACATATGAAGCAACTAACGTTAGCCCAGTGGTAGAGACTTGAAATACTCGTAAGTTTTCATTGTTTGAATTAATAGTGGCTAAAAATCTACCGTCTGGGCTCCAGTCGCATAGAACGAAACTTGAACCACTGATGTTGATAGATGAGGTTTGCGTCAAGCTTGAAAAACGCGTGTTGGTTCCTGTTGAAAGGGTTATTTTGTTGTCCATCCACAAACGGCCCTTAGTCAAGCGCATGCCGGTATGCGTAGTTTGCAACGTTGTTGCAGAGCCTTTTAAGTAAATTCCAGAAGATTTGTCGGTTAGTTGGAATAAATCTTTATCGGTGGTGCTTGGATAATAATAAAGTGCAGAACCCGGATCGAACGTTAACAGTGACTGCGGCATCACATAGCTTTGCATCCACGATTGGTAAACAAAGCGCGAGGTACCGGTAACGCGCGCGTCGTTAAAACAGAATAAACGTCCGGTTCTAAATGGAAAATCGTCGGCAAGAGAAAGATTGACGTTATCAAATGTCACATGGCCTTTTTGATCAAAGCAGCGAATGATAGGAATGTTTGAGCTGTTGCGCGTTGTTTGAATGTTTACATTTTTAAGTGTTAAAGAAACGTTTGATTCAAGAACAATTTGCGCGTGTGGCCCAAAAATAATCGTGCCACCGTTGCCATCAATTACTAAGCTGCTGGTAATTTTGAGAGACGTTAACGTTGAAAGTACTAAACTGTCGCTTAAAACCAGCGAAAAATTATTGCCGCCTAAATCACCGCCGCTGGTTATATAAGCATTTGAATTCAAATACAAATCCCCAGCCAAATTGAGCTTGCCCGTTGAGTTGAGCGCAATGTTACCGCTGAGTGGTAGTGGCGTCATGAGCGTGAGCGTTTTGCCAGCGTTAACCGAGATACCTGCTTTGTATAAAATAAGTTTGTTGATAGTGGTGGTTGCCTGAAAGCGTGAGTGGTTGGAAACAATTTGTACGTTGTTGCCAAAAAAATTAATAGCATTGCTGGTTTGAACATTGAGCGGTGACAGAGTATTTGCAATGTCTGCTGAAAGTTTTACAACTGCACTACTGTTTTGTCTGATAAGAGCCAAGTTGGTAGTAAGATTGTTGTTAAAACGAACAATAGCGCTACTGTTTTGTTTTGCCAGTCTGCTTGCGCTCACAATAACATTACTGTTCCCGCGAACGAGAGCGTAGAGACGTATGATAGCACTACTATTATTTTTTATGCCAAAGTTGAGGGCATTACTGTTAGCATTTTCTAAGCGGTTCAAAAAGACCAAGAGCTGACTGTCTGCACGTGCTAGTGCTTGTAATTTGATAAGAGCGCTACTATCGTTAATGACTCGGCGAGCAAGAGACGCAGTGGCATTACTGTTGTTAAGAGCTAAGACTTGCATGTTTTTGATGGCGTTACTATTGTTGTACACCATGTTGCTTGGTTGTCCGCGTCGCCCGGTACCAATTTCAACACCAGCTGTGTACGTTTCGGTCCACGATGACGGTGTATTGTTGCCATAAACACTGATAATTGAATCTTGAGAAAAACCGGTAATTTGAGAAACTTTACGCAGGCCAACGCGTGCATC is a window of Candidatus Babeliales bacterium DNA encoding:
- a CDS encoding WD40 repeat domain-containing protein yields the protein MKKKFLLIFLPLAAFWLPARLQAANLTGTSTLVYQNAHYVFRNFDSCTGFVRLNNGFTILAGLSATLDTFITVSSGMDLRTTGSLNVRSDLYFGTNVTFSSGGRINGRTNTIHLGTKTTLAQDSIWQFISSGTIDGHGNTLIFSPHAQLLLESNVSLTLKNMYIQTTRNSPNIPIIRCFDQKGHVTLDNVTLDLADDFPFRTGRMFFYNDVRFTGTSCFVYQSVMQSYVAPQSLLTFDPGTTLYYYPSSTNKDLIQLQDKSSGIYLKGSATTLQTTHTGMRLTKGRLWMDNKVTLSTRASTNLDAVTQIVTLSYGDAIRGLHWSNSGRYLAIVGENPLSGNHIQVYRFGNGALTLVAGATAVTSGALSVHWSPDDRYLAVGDFDSGSLQGVRIFTFSGTALTLIHRTIYATNGHLEEVRWSPNGLFLAIGGRNPTSGNELQVYRFNGISLTLAASIDYGSVIDSLAWHPSGNHIAVGGFTPTNGNELQVFRFDGVSTLTLQDSVNFGSRIERIEWSPNGLFVALVGTTPAGGHTEFEVYLFSGSTLNLVAGVSATTGSGLTWSPDGQFIALGNGGIYRFNPNSLTLLASTGYNNGRGVSWSRDGKYLAFGGIESVGHGDVDIYSVAYRFDTSTQALSNGLVFGNTALGSTSDLDVFLLAGAYVQLNGLLNYDPST
- a CDS encoding WD40 repeat domain-containing protein → MKKSIFLVFTYFFYSSVAQCTLDFANQDATLIIDELSQVTVSRLKLTNASQVTGWTQDSIIKSFVKSAASWTETYTAGVELGTGRRQPSTNMVVNNSNAINFLVPTMNLNKNNSNTIASIAPLAQANSNLIAALARLELSNSNTIVTLPVRVRSNSNTLLRLIRSDSNAIISLNFRVRANSNAAVALSRRVVNNSNAINNLASASTTLTTLVRNNSNAIVFVRNQVAPLNIQNSNAINFIGNTVQIVSNHSRFQATTTINKLILYKAGISVDAGKTLTLMTPLPVNGNIALNTTGKIALAGDLYLGSNAYITSGGYVAGNNLSLVMSDSLVLSTLTTLQITSSLIIDGNGGTLVFGPHAQLLVESNVSLTLKNLNIQTTRNSPNIPIIRCFDQKGHVTLDNVKLALADDFPFTTGRMFCFNDVRFTGTSRFIYQSVMQSYVAPQSLLTFDPGTTLYYYPSSTDKDLIQPQDKSAGIYLKGSATTLQTTHTGMRLSKGRFWLDNKVTLSTRAATVANGFVQLTTASYGTRVKSVDWSPDGKYLAVGGFGPTNGNEFQIYRFNGATLTYVTGDDWAGGGAEVWRVRWHPSGRFVAAVGDATNDVRIYSFNDTTLTTLDVTDLTTIGEVRGLAWSPAGDYLLFGIANDEASDELRLYRFTGSKLVFVTSRNNGTVVGSARVNSCSWHPGGVMFPNGALFTMTGNQGPGVNETFLFRFDGNTITLLNQQNLGTDGVSVEFSPEGLFFAHTLTRSSSSSLSVVLVNGVSSVSNLVTIGYSTTPISLLEARWSPDGQYIVAGGTLPDDGNELKLYKFTRPATLTQVASYNYGTSINGVAWSRDGKYIAIGGEGPDGGHDELEVWTVSYRFDTTTQALTNGLVFGNSAQGSSSDLDVYLLAGARVELNGKLFYNNVS
- a CDS encoding lactonase family protein; this translates as MRRLPTFYLFCAAFITTLLYTPTNLFSALKFVSRNSNLVLNPQPDARVGLRKVSQITGFSQDSIISVYGNNTPSSWTETYTAGVEIGTGRRGQPSNMVYNNSNAIKNMQVLALNNSNATASLARRVINDSSALIKLQALARADSQLLVFLNRLENANSNALNFGIKNNSSAIIRLYALVRGNSNVIVSASRLAKQNSSAIVRFNNNLTTNLALIRQNSSAVVKLSADIANTLSPLNVQTSNAINFFGNNVQIVSNHSRFQATTTINKLILYKAGISVNAGKTLTLMTPLPLSGNIALNSTGKLNLAGDLYLNSNAYITSGGDLGGNNFSLVLSDSLVLSTLTSLKITSSLVIDGNGGTIIFGPHAQIVLESNVSLTLKNVNIQTTRNSSNIPIIRCFDQKGHVTFDNVNLSLADDFPFRTGRLFCFNDARVTGTSRFVYQSWMQSYVMPQSLLTFDPGSALYYYPSTTDKDLFQLTDKSSGIYLKGSATTLQTTHTGMRLTKGRLWMDNKITLSTGTNTRFSSLTQTSSINISGSSFVLCDWSPDGRFLATINSNNENLRVFQVSTTGLTLVASYVVTSPGSSPCSSVHWHPSGRFIALTERRTVAPTNRATVLSFNGSSLSVLSQVTYSTSLVHTVAWSPCGCYLAAYGADASNTIQVYRFNGKALSTSAVATAAFSQGSPGVGKHIRWSPDGRYLGVYFNTTTFTITQASVYRFNETSLTLQSSSTLSFTSSFPITDDLDWRADGLFFAVGTNNTNNTSDPILAVYSFNGSTQSLATSSLNSSASVTIYYTLDWSPDGRYIAVGGTENGLINNIRIFEFNGASVTSRYTLTIGGTNVVSLRWTPDGKYLAAGLSSNPGQVIVYQVNYTSESNAQALTNGINFGNSTLGSTSDLDVFLLAGARVELNGLLFYNNVS